Part of the Streptomyces antimycoticus genome, GAGCCCGGCGCGCCCCGCTTCGGCGTGCTCAACCAGGGCATCAGCGGCAACCGCGTGCTGAGCGACGGCACGCAGTACCCGCCCAACAACCCCAGCGGGCTCTCCCGCTTCGACCGCGATGTGCTGTCCCGTACGGGCATCAAGGCCGTCATCGTCGAACTGGGCGTCAACGACATACTGCGCATCCCCCACGAGACCGACCCCAACCGGATCGTGTGGGGCCTGAAGCGGCTGACCGAACAGGCCCACGCCCGGGGCCTGCGGGTCGTCGGAGCCACCCTGACGCCCTTCTACGGGCACCGCGGCTACACCCCCCAGCTCGACGCCGTACGCGAGCGGGTCAACGCGCAGATCCGCGCCGGGAGGGTCTTCGACGAGGTCGTGGACTTCGACAAGGCGCTGCGCGACCCGATCAGCCCGCTGCGGCTGCGCCCGATGTACGACTCGGGCGACCATCTGCACCCGAGCGACAACGGCTACCGGGCGATGGCGCGGGCGCTGGACCTGGACCACCTGCGGGGCCGCACGGCGGCCGAGCTCTAGCCGCAAGCTCAGCCGGAGCCAGCCGGAGCCTCTTCAAAGGCCCCGTAAAAGCCCTAGTAGTCGTCGCGGCGGCGTTCCTTCTCCAAGGACAGCCGGCGCTCCTCCCGCTCCTCATGGCGCTCATCGCGCCGTGCGCCCCGCAGTTCCCGGCGCTCGGCGCGCAGCTCGTTCCTGCGCTCGGCCTTCACCCGGCGGCGCTCCTCCTTGAGGCGCTTGTGCTCCTCCTTACGGAGCTTGCGCTCGACGCCGACCCCGCCGAAGAGCGCGAGGCCGGTGACGGTCACCCGCGGTGCGCCGGGCTCGCCCTCGACCCCTCCGCTGTGGTCGAAGCCGCCCATGATGCCGATGCCGCTGACATGCGTGTCGACGCCCGGCTCCACGGTGATCTGAACGCCGCCCATCAGGGCGAAGCAGCGGATGACGACCTCGCGGTCCTCGAAGCGGGCCTCGCGCAGGTCGATCTCACCGCCGCCCATGAGGGTGAACGCGGTGAAGCGGCGCGGCACGGTCCAGGTGCCCTTGCGCTGGAAGCCGCCCATGATCGCGATCCCCATGCGGGACGTCGGGGTGCCGCCGATCCGCTCCCTCCAGCCGGTGGGATCGGCCGCGGTCGGCGGGGCGGGAGCGGCGCTGCCGGGCACCGGGAGGTCCCGTACCAGCGGCTCCAACTCGCCATGGGTGCGCGCCGTGTAGGCCGCGTTCAGCCGCTCGTCGAACTCCTCCATGTCCAGGCGGCCTTCGGCGACGGCGTCGCGGAGGACCTCCGCGATCCGCTCACGCTCCGCGTCGGAGGCCCGCATCCCGGCCGGGTCCGGGAGGTCGGGGCTCGCCCCCTGGGAAGAACCAGCGCTCGTCATACGGACAGACTAACGGCGGGCACCGGCCGTGGCCCGTATCTCGCACGCGGGTGCCGCCCCCGATCTGTCGCCCGCGTACCGCCCCCAGCGCCCCGCTCACGCTCCGCGCCCCGCCGCCCCGCCCTCCCCGCTGTGCAGCATCCTCGCGATCACGTCCTCGATCTCGGGCTCGCGCACCGAGAGGTCCACCAGCGGATAGCCGTCGGCGACCGCCGCGACGATCGGCGCGGCGCTGCTGGTCGCCGGGAAGGCCAGCCACTGCCGGGGCCCCTCGACCCGCACCGTCCGGGAGCCGGGGATCTCGATGGGCGGCAGCTCCTGCTCCAGGTCGACCACGAGGGTGCGTTCGCTCTCCCCCACCGCGTGCAGCCCGTCGAGCCCGCCGTCGTAGACCAGCCGGCCGTGGTCGATGACCATCACCCGCTTGCACAGCAGTTCGATATCGGTCAGATCGTGGGTGGTGAGCAGCACGGTGGTGCCCTGCTCGGCGTTCACATCGCGCAGGAACTCCCGCACCTTCGCCTTGCTGACCACATCGAGACCGATGGTCGGCTCGTCGAGATAGAGCACCTCGGGGTCGTGCAGCAGGGCGGCCGCGATATCGCCGCGCATCCGCTGGCCGAGCGAGAGCTGACGCACCGGCACGTCCAACAGCTCGCTCAGGTTGAGCAGTTCCACACAGCGGTCCAGATTCTCCCGGTAGCGGTCGTCGGGGATCCGGTACATCCGCCGCACCAGCGCGTACGAATCGCGCAGCGGCAGATCCCACCACAGGGTGGTCCGCTGCCCGAAGACCACCCCGATCCGGCGCGCGAGCCGCGTCCGCTCCCTGGAGGGGTCGATTCCGGCGACCCGCAGCCGTCCGCCGCTGGGCACCAGGATCCCGGTCAGCATCTTGATCGTGGTGGACTTCCCGGCGCCGTTCGGTCCGATGTAGCCCACCATCTCGCCGCGCGGCACCCGGAAGCTGATGCCGTCCACGGCGCGCACCTCGCGGCGCTCACGGCGCATCAGCCCGGCTCTGCGCCGCACCTGGAACACCTTCTCGACACCGTCGAGCTCGATCAGATCGTCCACGGCCATGCTCCCCCTCAACTCCCCGTTCAGCTCCCCGTGCTCTGATACGCCCGCAGCCCCGCCCGCCAGGCCAGCCCCGCCACCGCACAGCAGCCGCAGGCGACCAGCGGCGCCGCGAAGCCGATCCGGGCCGGGAGCCCCAGCGGATCGGGGCGGCCCAGGATGTGCAGCGCCGGCAGCCAGTTGACGAAGGCCAGCGGGATGACGAAGGTGACGCCCCGCAGCAGCTCCTTGCCGAAGACCGTCGGCGGGTACTCCAGCAGCGTGGTCCCGCCGAAGGTGAAGGCGCTCTGCACCTCGGAGGCGTCCTTGGCCCAGAACTGGAAGGCGCCGCCGAGGACGAACAGCGCCCCGAAGATGGCACCCCCGCTCAGCAGCATCACCGGCATCAGCAGCGCCCGGTCCACCGTCCAGTCGATGTCCAGCCGGCTCAGCGACCAGCCGAGCAGCACCGCCCCCTGGGTGATCCGGCCCAGCCGGCGCAGCGCGAAGCGGTCGGCGGCGACCTGGGCGAGTATCGGCACCGGCCGCACCAGCAGGGTGTCCATCGTGCCGTCGCGCACCCGCTGCCCCAGCCGCCCCATGGTGCCCAGCGTGAGATCGGCGAGGCCGAAGGCGACGCTGGTGGTGCCGTAGAGGAAGGCCACCTCGTCAAGGGTGAAGCCGCCGAGCTGCCCGATGTGGGTGAACATCAGCGCGATCGCGACGAAGTCCAGTCCGGTCGCGAGGAGGTTCCCCAGCGTCATGATCAGGAACGAGGTGCGATACGCCATCGTGGAGCGCACCCACATCCCGACGATCAGGACGTAGGCCCGGAGCCCGGACGACACGGCCGACTCAGCCACCCTGGACCACCACCTTCCGGGTCGCCACCGACTGCAGCACCCGCCCCGCCGCCAGCAGCACCACCATCCACCCCACCTGGAAGGCGAACGCCCCCAGCAGCCCCGCCCCCGGTGCTCCTCCAGGAAGACATCCGCGGGCACCTGGAGCATCGCCGCCCAGGGCAACGCGCGGGCGATCTCCCCCAGCTGCCCGGGGAAGACGTTGAGCGGCAGGATCATCCCGGAGAAGAACAGGCACAGCAGCCCGCTCAGCATGGACAGCCCCGTCCCGTCGAGCAGCCAGAAGGAGGCCAGCGACACCAGATAGCGCACCGCGAAGCCGACGCACACCGCGAGCGCCACCGACAGCAGGAACCACAGCCAGGTCAAGGGCGAGGCGGGCAGGCGGAGTTCGAAGACCAGCGCCCCGATCCCCATCGGCACCACGCCCCGCCCCAGCAGCTGGAACAGCGCCCGGCCGAGCTCGGTGGCCAGCCACCACGACTGCAGGTCGACGGGTCGGTAGAGGTCCACCGCGATGTCACCGGAGCGGATGCGGTCCTGCAGCTCCTCCTGGAAGCCGCCGCCCATCAGCGCGACGGCCGCCAGCAGCGCCTGGCCGAGCCAGACGAAGGTCAGCGCCTGGGCGAGGTCGTAGCCGCCGAGGTGCGGCCGCTCGTCCCACAGCGCGGTGTAGGTGTAGGCGAGGATGAAGCCGAAAACGGTATTGGTGAAGACCCCGGCCACGGTGGCGACCCGATACGTCGCGTAGCGTTTGAAGCCGCTGACCGCGACGGCCGCGTACAGCCGCATCCGCCCGTCCCTCCCTCCCCCGACCACGGCGCCCGGCCGGCGCCAAAATCCGGAGCCTAGTGGGAGGGCCGGAGGGACGGCCAGGCAATATTCACCGGATGGTGTGAGCGGAATCATCCATATGGCCGGTCACAGACCAGTCACGGGTGCGCGCCACGTCCTCGGCCCGGAACGGATGATGCGACAGTGTTTTATCGGGCGTACGACGCGAATCGCCCGACCGTGCACGATCCTGCCGCCGTGCAACCCTCGACGGCGGCTGAGGAGTCTCAGGAGACATGAGCGACGAGCCCCAGTTGATCGACGGTGGCGCGGCCGGAACGGGTGCCCGGCCCGGCATCGACGATGGCAACCACGACACGCCGCACCGCGCGGACGGCCTCCCCGCGGGCAAACCGGCCAAGGGCAGAAAGGGCCGTCCCCAGCGCACCGGATGGCGCCGTCTGCTGCCCACCTGGCGCATGGTCCTCGGCGGCTTCCTCCTGATCGTCCTGCTGATCGCGGGCGGGCTCGTCACCGGCTATCTGCTCGTCGACATCCCCCGGCCAATAGAGCCGCCATCGCCCAGAGCAATGTCTTCCTCTACTCCGACGGCTCCCAGCTGGCCCGCGAGGGCAAGGTCAACCGGGAGAACGTCCAGCTCAGCCAGGTGCCCAAGCGGATCCAGCACGCGGTGCTGGCGGCCGAGGACCGGGACTTCTACTCGGAGTCGGCCATCAACCCCGAGGCGATGGTCCGCGCCGCCTGGAACACCGCCACCGGCAAGGGCAAGCAGTCCGGCTCCACCATCACCCAGCAGTATGTGAAGAACTACTACCTGGACCAGGAACAGACGGTCACCCGCAAGGCCAAGGAGTTCTTCATCGCGATCAAGCTGGACCGGGAGGTGAGCAAGGACAAGATCCTCGAGGGCTACCTCAACACCAGCTACTTCGGTCGCAACGCCTACGGAATCCAGGCGGCCGCCCAGGCGTACTACGGCAAGGACATCGGCGAGCTCGACACCGCCCAGGGCGCGTATCTGGCGACCCTGCTGAACGCCCCCAGCGCCTACGACATCGTCGCCCATCCCCAGAACAAGGGGCGGGCCACGGCCCGCTGGCACTACGTCCTGGACGGCATGGTGAAGAAGGGCTGGCTGACCAGGGCCGACCGGCAGAAGATGACCTTCCCCGCGCCCTCCGAGGCCAGGGCCCCCTCCGGCATGTCCGGCCAGCGCGGCTATCTCGTCGAGGCCGTCGAGGACTACCTCACCAGCAACGGGATCATCGACGAGCAGACCCTGGCGCGCGGCGGCTACCGCATCACCACCACGATCGACAAGAAGAAGCAGGACGCCTTCGCGGAGGCCGTGCGCGACCGGCTGATGAGCAAGCTCAGCACGGAGGACCGCAAGGTCGACCGCTATGTCCGCGCGGGCGGCGCCTCGATCGACCCGAAGACCGGGAAGGTGGTCGCGCTCTACGGCGGGATCGACTACACCAAGCAGTTCGTCAACAACGCGACCCGCCGTGACTACCAGGTGGGATCCACGTTCAAGCCATTCGTCTTCACCTCGGCGGTGCGCTACGGGTCCACCACCCAGGACGGTCAGACGATCACCCCGGACACCCTCTACAACGGCGACAACAAGCGCGAGGTCGTCGGCCCGGAGGGGCCCACCGGCTACGCCCCGCCAACGAGGACGACGTCGACTACGGCGACATCGACGTCACCACGGCCACCGACAACTCCGTGAACTCGGTGTACGCGCAGATGGCCCAGGACGTCGGCCCCTCCAAGGTCAAGCAGACCGCCATCGACCTGGGCGTCCCCAAGGACACCCCCGATCTGCACGCCTCCCCCTCCATCGCGCTCGGCCCCGCCACCGCGAGCGTGCTGGACATGACCGAGGCGTACGCGACGCTCGCCAACCACGGCGAGCACGGCAGGTACAGCCTGGTCGAGGAGGTCACCAAGGACGGTGCGCGGATCGGTCTCCCGGACCGGGAGAACCGGCAGGCCATCCCGCGCAGCGCCGCCGACACCACCACCTCGATACTGCAGAGCGTGGTCGACGGCGGCACCGGCACCGCCGCCCAGGCCGCCGAGCGTCCGGCGGCGGGCAAGACGGGCACCGCGGAGGAGGACAAGGCCGCCTGGTTCGCGGGCTACACCCCGGATCTGGCGACCGTGGTCGCGGTGATGGGCCAGGACTCCAATACCGGCGTGCAGAAGCCGCTGTACGGGGCGACGGGCCTGGAACGGATCAACGGCGGCGGCTATCCCGCCGAGATCTGGGCGCAGTACACATCGGGCGCGCTGGACGGCAAGCCACCGGCCGAGTTCGATCTGCGGCTGGAGGACGGGGCGAGCGCCCCCGACGGCTCCCAGACCGGCCAGCAGCCGCCGGGCTCCCTGCCGCCGGTGGTCACCACTCCCCCGACCGGCGCCCCGCCGGACACCTCGGTCCCCACGGCGCCGACCGACACCCCGCCGACGCAGCCCACCACGCCCCCGACCATCCCCACCCCGCCGACGGACATCCCCACCGGCGGGCCGACGACCGAGCCGGGCCCAGGCGGTCCGGGCGGGCCGGGTGATCCGGGTGGCGATCCGGGCGGCCCAGGGGGGCCGGTGGGCGGCTGAGACCGCGGACCACGAACAGCGGAGGGTGGTGACGGATACCGTCACCACCCTCTGTCATGTCCGATCCCGGCAGGGAAAGTCCCGTATCCCCGCGGGGTAAGTCCGCTGCGCCTACAGGTAGAGCCCCGTGGAGTCCTCCGCGCCCTCCAGCCGCTCGGCGGCCACCGCGTGCAGATCGCGCTCCCGCATCAGGACGTAGGCGACCCCCCGGACCTCGACCTCGGCGCGGTCCTCCGGGTCGTAGAGCACCCGGTCACCGGGCTCCACGGTCCGTACGCTCTGCCCGACCGCGACCACCTCGGCCCAGGCCAGCCGCCTGCCGACCGCCGCGGTGGCGGGGATGACGATGCCGCCGGACGACCGGCGCTCGCCCTCCGGAATGTCGGTGCGGACCAGCACACGGTCGTGCAGCATCCGGATGGGCAGCTTGTCATGGGTCGTGTTCGCACTCACGCCATGACCGTACCTGGCCGGACGGCGCGATGACGCCTCAGGGCCGGTGCCGGCCGTCTTCGCTCAGCGCCGCCGCTTGGAGCACCACGAGGAGCGGGACGCCTTGGCGGACCGGGAGGACCGCGCCGAGAGCGCGAGCAGCCCGACCAGTCCGGCCACGGCGAGCGCGACCGGCACGATCCGCTCCATGCGAGGCCGGCCCTCCTCCGACACCAACTGGCCGCGCACGCCCGCCACCACGCGGTTGGCGGACACATAGGCCCGCCCGGCGGTCCGGTCCACGGCCGACGCCGCCTTCGCCTTCGCATCCCCGATGATCGTCTTCGGGTGCACCCGCACCCCGATCTCGTCGAGCGTCACGGCGAGCTCCTGCCGCCTGCGGGCGATGTCCGCCTCGATCTGCGCAGGGGTCCTGGCATCCGACACCGCGCTGCCTCCGTCAGTCTCGATGATTCGTGATGGACAGTCTGTCAGCTCGCTCTCCTCCCCGCCCCACGGCACCCCCGGACGGGAAGCTGGCTAATGTCGGGTACGTACCCCCGATGCCACGAGGAGCACCAGACCATGAGCGAGCGACTGCAGCCCGGCGACACCGCCCCGCCTTCACCCTCCCCGACGCGGACGGCAGGGAGGTCTCGCTCGCCGACCACGCCGGCCGCAAGGTGATCGTCTACTTCTACCCCGCCGCGCTCACCCCCGGTTGCACCAAGCAGGCGTGCGACTTCACCGACAACCTCGCCTTCCTGACCGACCACGGCTACGACGTCATCGGCATCTCGCCCGACAAGCCCGAGAAGCTGGCCAAGTTCCGCGACCAGGAGGACCTGAAGGTCACGCTCCTCGCCGACCCCGCCAAGGAGACCCTGGAGGCGTACGGCGCCTTCGGCGAGAAGAAGCTCTACGGCAAGACGGTCATCGGCGTAATCCGCTCCACCGTCATCGTCGACGAGCAGGGCAAGGTCGAACGCGCCCTGTACAACGTCAAGGCCACCGGCCACGTAGCCAAGATCATCAAAGACCTGGGGCTGTGACGGACCCGGGGCTGCCGCCCCGGCCCCCGTTCACCAGGCAGTACCATGACCGTGCCGAGCGGCCGTGATGGAATTGGCAGTCATGCTGGGTTTAGGTCCCAGTGGGGTAACTCCCGTGAGGGTTCGAGTCCCTCCGGCCGCACGTCGCGCGAACCCAGGCCCGGCCCGCCAATCGCGGGCCGGGCCTGCGGCGTCCTACGGGGCTCACCCCAGGAGTTCGCGGACGATCGGGGCGATGGCGCGGAACGCCTTGCCGCGGTGGCTGATGGCGTTCTTCTCCTCCGGGTCCAGTTCGGCACAGGTGCGGGTCTCGCCGTGGGGCTGGAGGATCGGGTCGTAGCCGAACCCCCCGCCGCCCACGGGCTCATGACGGAGCGTGCCGGCGAGCCGGCCGGAGACGACGCGCTCGGTGCCGTCGGGGAGGGCGAGGGCGGCGGCGCAGGCGAAGTGGGCGCCGCGGTGTTCGTCGGGGACGTCAAAGAGCTGGGCGAGCAGCAGG contains:
- a CDS encoding DUF1707 SHOCT-like domain-containing protein is translated as MTSAGSSQGASPDLPDPAGMRASDAERERIAEVLRDAVAEGRLDMEEFDERLNAAYTARTHGELEPLVRDLPVPGSAAPAPPTAADPTGWRERIGGTPTSRMGIAIMGGFQRKGTWTVPRRFTAFTLMGGGEIDLREARFEDREVVIRCFALMGGVQITVEPGVDTHVSGIGIMGGFDHSGGVEGEPGAPRVTVTGLALFGGVGVERKLRKEEHKRLKEERRRVKAERRNELRAERRELRGARRDERHEEREERRLSLEKERRRDDY
- a CDS encoding ABC transporter ATP-binding protein; the encoded protein is MAVDDLIELDGVEKVFQVRRRAGLMRRERREVRAVDGISFRVPRGEMVGYIGPNGAGKSTTIKMLTGILVPSGGRLRVAGIDPSRERTRLARRIGVVFGQRTTLWWDLPLRDSYALVRRMYRIPDDRYRENLDRCVELLNLSELLDVPVRQLSLGQRMRGDIAAALLHDPEVLYLDEPTIGLDVVSKAKVREFLRDVNAEQGTTVLLTTHDLTDIELLCKRVMVIDHGRLVYDGGLDGLHAVGESERTLVVDLEQELPPIEIPGSRTVRVEGPRQWLAFPATSSAAPIVAAVADGYPLVDLSVREPEIEDVIARMLHSGEGGAAGRGA
- a CDS encoding ABC transporter permease; translation: MWVRSTMAYRTSFLIMTLGNLLATGLDFVAIALMFTHIGQLGGFTLDEVAFLYGTTSVAFGLADLTLGTMGRLGQRVRDGTMDTLLVRPVPILAQVAADRFALRRLGRITQGAVLLGWSLSRLDIDWTVDRALLMPVMLLSGGAIFGALFVLGGAFQFWAKDASEVQSAFTFGGTTLLEYPPTVFGKELLRGVTFVIPLAFVNWLPALHILGRPDPLGLPARIGFAAPLVACGCCAVAGLAWRAGLRAYQSTGS
- a CDS encoding GroES family chaperonin; this encodes MLHDRVLVRTDIPEGERRSSGGIVIPATAAVGRRLAWAEVVAVGQSVRTVEPGDRVLYDPEDRAEVEVRGVAYVLMRERDLHAVAAERLEGAEDSTGLYL
- a CDS encoding DUF3618 domain-containing protein, which produces MSDARTPAQIEADIARRRQELAVTLDEIGVRVHPKTIIGDAKAKAASAVDRTAGRAYVSANRVVAGVRGQLVSEEGRPRMERIVPVALAVAGLVGLLALSARSSRSAKASRSSWCSKRRR